Sequence from the Crassostrea angulata isolate pt1a10 chromosome 9, ASM2561291v2, whole genome shotgun sequence genome:
TACGATTTGTTCAAAAAGATAGTttgttgttttcatattttaatgaaaggGTATatactgtaagtcgttttaattccactgtgttaaaatttcacaatttctCAAACAGTACCAgtgatggttttaatttcatgcTCCAAGAAAACCAGTTGATCGAAGTATAAGCattaacactttttaaaaacttattttagtATTTACGATGGGTTTAATTTCGAGGGAAAATTATAAATCGTGAACATAGTGAAGGTCGGATCGCCTTTAGTTGCTAGACACATCTGGTGTGATTATTGTTTGATCTGATGATCTGCAATACAACATAATCAGACTCCTTTGCATCACGTTACAttgatgtatatttgtatattctTGGGTAGCCCTCACCAAGGAATCaaacaaattatgaatttcaATGAGTTAGTTTTCTTACCAAAATGAAAACAGACACATccaagaaattacatccccaccaataaccaaaaaaacccccaaaattcacgataataataataaataatattagcTACCACAAAtgaaaatgattccacagtacaatGTATTTACTAAAATTATTGAGGTACCTACATGCataataatgtatatattaGGAATAGATACCATAGTTTCTATCTTAGTGTATAGAAAATCTGTAGTTTAATTTTCCTGCGTTATTTAATCACAGTTTCTGTGCTCTTTTTGTAGGTATGTCTGTTCGTGATGTGGTGACACAATTCAGACACAAAATTGTTTTACTATTCAAACTTATCCTTTTGGAGAGAAGGGTAAGCTATTCTATGTGTATTGATTGGATTGATAGAATCCAATTGAAATTggattaattttaaacaagagattttttttttaatgccagGCATAAAATGCTGAATTGAATAActttatataatgatataaaacaaaaatagtttaatatttttattattttgatataaagcttttaatttttagttttctgtcttttgcagataaaaaaaacttaccttTTTGTCAtatctgaatttttaaaattgtttaatgatCTACTATTTTCATTTTGGAAGTTTTAGAAATAATATTTGGAAAACAATGCACTTTTCAGATTCGGGAATGAGGCTGAATTTCAGCCCCAGAGAGACCCTAAAAAAATCCCTAATTTCTTcatttgtaaatgtttattaatatttttaactcATTCTGGATCTGTAAAATGATCAATGCCAAAGAAGTAAAATAAGCTGCATATGTTCTATTTTTTCTTCCATTAGGTACTTTTTACAGGTGCCCCCGTCCAGACTCTGTGTAACACTATCTTGGCTGTCCTTTCACTATTTCCAGGTATGAAATGTCCTTTTACTTTCTATGACTGTCACAGCACAgtgatttacaatgtttacagcAATTTACAGCAATACAGCATTTTTGCATTTCAATTATGtctctttatttttatgaaaggaTTTTGTGTATGTTATTCGAAATTTGTATTCAAAGTAATTCTAAACAGATGACATTCAAATAgttatagaaccattttaacaagagattCGACTTCGGGTAGTTGAGTCAAATGGCAATATTACATgtgcctgtctatttcattgtaggccactcagctATGGCTCTTTGTAATTTCATAACAAGATTTCTCTGGCTTTTGAGCAAAGACTACGCAATTGTTGTacatttcgcttgaaaccagcgtcattttaacttgtttggACACAAGAAATTAATCGTtacatcctaccgaaagtccaaggtcttgttaaaatggttctaagttgTCTTGGCTATTTATTTCTCTGACAAAATGACAGAATTTTTATACTGAAATGCAAGATTTAGTACAATGTGTATCCTAAAAGGAAGAAATGctacatgtactataattatatatacagttATCAAATGAATTCTtcaatgaataaattataatgTTGATTTCTGGTTGGCTGGAATTCATGTAAATCAAATTGTTGATGAACACCCAGGTATGATTGAGTTTGGATTAGAGGAATCAGCGACTGTCGAACTCAACAGACAGCTGTCTCCGACACTCCGCACAACAAGTTCCGACGGAAGTGAAGAATTCCTTGAAGTCTGTTACCATGACGAAAAGGTCAACTACAGGTCACCAAAGAAAGACAAGCAGGTCAGGAAAGAAATAACATGCGAtacaaccattttttttttctttcttttttgttttataagtttTTAAGCAAGACAATTTATCCCCATATCTATAGAATTGTtcagaattgaaataaaacataaagcAAATTCACAAAATTCAAACAAGGTTATACAATGGAAACTAAATTTTTTGCCAGTAAAAAGAGATTCTATATTTACATACAGAATAATTTGTGAATATTAATTTGATGTACGTAAATAGGATAATGATGGCATGTGCATAAGAAGAGGaggggaaaaaaaaatttaaaaagtttacttGAATTAGCAatcatgtacattttgtatGCTATATTTACATGAAGTAGTAGTATTATAACTGGACATATacctttttttttcatgtgtcacaaaatttgcaaaaaatgggggaaatctgtaacatttttaaattttcctcAGAAACTTTTTGCGATATAAAAAGTCAGAAACTTTTTTGCGATATAAAAAGTTTCtaatagaaaatgatacaggatATGATTTATGCGTATACAATTATTTCCGATTTAAAAGAGGTTGTGAAAAAAGCGAAAACTAGATCATCATGAATAATACCAGATATACGGTACTCATGGCActggttttgtttttataggCTGAGGCTCAGGCCGCTTACAATGAACCAGAACAACTAGAAATTCCAAGAGATGGAATGGAGCCATCTTCTACCGTAAAATCACAAATAAAACCACAACCAACCACTCAAATATTTGACAATACTTCTGATAACCAACAAACTCAGGGTCAAGAGGTCACCCCAAGGGCATTAAGGAGTCTGTCTGATACAGGAAAGGAGAATTCTGGGAGGGAAAGTAAATCGGGTCGTTCTTTAGTGAAACGGACACTTTCAGAAAGTTTTGCGCTAGATTATGAAAATCAGACCAAGTCGGAAGGAAGTTCTTCCCCTAGTGATAATAAAGTTCCTTTTTCCCATGATCCTTTGGCCAATATGAGAGATATCACTCAACTGACAGCAATTCAATCCGGAACAACTTTGAAGCAGACGGATTCTGTGGTAAATGTGGAGGAATTCAAGGATTATTTGGAAAAGCTGGAGACTATGAGTGACGAAGAAAAGGAGTCTTCCAAATTTGACCTCTCTTTGAATTTGGAGGACGCAAGAGAGGTGTTGAAGAGAAGTGAGGGGATAGAGGAATTGGACTCGCCAGAGAGCATTCTGAAAATAGATCAGGAGGATTGTTTCTCGTGGGAAGAGGATAGGCTGTTGCTAGCAATAGAACACAAAGACTCCATCAGTGAAGCTGAGGCATCCAGACAGCAAAACAACCAATCAGATTCCACAAAGGAGTCATGTGATACTCAGGATTCTGGGAAAGAAGTAGGATCACCAAATGCGGGAGCTCAGAAAATTAAGACAAGTGATAGCATTGACAATGAGAACACAGACTCTGCAGACAATGGCATTCCAACTAGTGATGTGAGGAAAAGCCCTGGCAACAAGGCAGCAATTCTAAAGAACAGGATCAGCTCCGCTATCAGTGGATTAAAAACCAAGCGGGGCAGTCAGGAGCCCTCTCCAACTGGAGAAAACTCGCCTGTGGAAATGGGAGTAGTGCTGAGGTCTTCCAAACTCCATCAAGATGACTGTGGCTTTCCACTGGCTGTGTTTACCAAGGTAAGATTACTTAATAAGCCTAAGGGTAACTCCGGCAGTGTCTTTCATGTTCAGTTCTTTTTTTACACGGCTTGATGATTTTCCGGTTATAATTTAAAAGTTTGGTTTGacacaaattttttaaaaggctgGGTCTACCTCaagtgttctttttttttaaacacttattATTTTGTTAGATGCTACAGTGCTATATAAAAGTTtcatgttgttttaaaattgtgttgatgATATCAGATGATAACAGATATAAGCTAGCTAAAGAGTGGCTGTATGAATAGCAATCCAAGGAAGCCTTTTACAAAGGAAATCTGTAGCTTCCTTAAAACGTTGTCATCTAACATCACTTTATGTACTGTTAATGTTTTTGCTGTTTAatataaattccttattttacactaCTTAGTAATTAGTTCTGAGATtccactgttttgtatcaaattgcaaaaatataaaattgcgggcattaattttttttacattttcgattagttcaaaactgtctgaaaaataaaagcgagactTTTAATTTCGTCATGTTGCTTCCTGTGATTTAACGCAGATATTTATTCCGCGcctttaattaggaatctactgtattttatttagaggTTTTGGCGGAATGCTGCTTTTGCTAGTATATTGCTAAATGTCAACCATATATATGTAGAAAATAGGTACGTTAATTATTGCACTTGATTAAATCCATGctaatctttttgaaaataattttctgcCAAATATCATATATGCTTGATATAGTATATTTACGTCAATGTTCAGAGCTTTGTCATTGAACCAAAttctgtaaattccttattttacgcaagtACTTAACTCTGCGATTCCACTGTTTTGCAttaaatcgcgagaatataaaatcgcaatcaccaattttttgtaataatttccTATAGTTCACACCTGTCTGAGAAATGAAAACAAGACTTGAAAAATCTGCGAGGGTTGCCTCTcaagattttcatgattttacatagaaataattcctcgcgtttaattaggaatctacagtacaaaGAACCAGATTGGATTCTAATGAACATTTACAAGATGTTTTTAAACTGTTGTCATATTCTCAGTGTTTCTCAGTGTTCATCATTCTCTTGATTGGCAGGGTTGTGTATGCCATCCATATCTTTCTCTTCAATACCTGGATCTCATGACAGACGTCAACGTTCGTAGCTTTGTCATTGGAGCAACTAATTTCCTTTTCCGACAAAAACGCCATCTTTCAGACATTGTGATTGAGGTactgtaaatcatttttatctaGTGTGATCGATCCACTATAATTCTAGAAATACTATTTAACACCACTACAAGATTATGTCAATGAGATGtattggaaatttttattttaattagcaTGTTGCTAGGTCTTATGTAATTACTTGTAAATTCTTGAATATTAACATTTGAGAGGGATTATTACTGGTAGAATTGATCAAAATCCATTTGACTGTGCTCTAAGgcgattttttttcactgaatttAACCCAATTTGTGTGCAAGAcaatttatgcattttttcgGAAACTTGTAGTCTTGAACATTTCTTTTTACTTGCATATTAGTACccatatgttttttaaaagttttaaatgttgGCTTGATTTTACACAAATCTGTTGTTGGCTTGATTTTACACAAATCTGTTGTTGCAGACCATTTTATTGATCAGATCAATGATTGTAAAATAAACAGATAAGGCTgtcaaaaattaatatgaatttctgaaaattattttttcttaatctaAGGTCTCAGATTCTGAGGAGGGCAAAATAGAAATCCATGACCGCGAGTTGCAGCGTCTGTTACACCTGACGACGGCTGACCTCCGATTCGCTGACATCATCATCAAGGCCGTGTTAGGGGAGGACACGGATGACCCATACCTGGACGGAACAGGTACAAAAGTCATGCTTGACGGATGATTAAGAGGGCTGAATGAACGTTTTAAGACTATCTTTATTTCTTTGAGAAGAAGAGCTAGAGCTGTATTATAATGattgtataaattttaaagctgaagtactgtggtttcatcaatattagtTGATTTTcttggatttcgttgttaattTGATCCatgagatttaattttcagTGAATTGCAATTTTCTATTAACATATTGTAATAcaagggtcattggccacgaatttacgtatccttgaaactgtgattttcattttatacacaaaaattgatacagccctcgaaaaccattgtcaacctccccttcacgtcggttgacaatggtttcctcggggtgtcaatttcaactgttaccctccaaaacaggcactatttatatagagttacccattgccaagtgtgttgctaatgctgagggtaatagaatgaatttaatttatcaactgcgtctaaaccaaacagatttcagtatttaacatgaaagtataataattaataatatatcGTATCTAAACATTTAAACTTTAAGTCGATCTGATGGCTGCTTTATTGACCACCCAACCTTCTTAACTCGTTCAGAGCTACAAATTTTTGCGCCCatgtctttgaaaaaaaaatctttattacaGTATAAAAGTGGCATGAAAGACTGGCTTCAggggaaatattttttcattaaaaattggtTGCGAATCTCATGAAATATTTCTCACACAAATTACCAGTAAAGTTGATGTGCAGTATTGCTTGTGATTTGAGGAGAAAAAAGATATACGTTTATTAGTTTGAATTTAAGATCAATGCTGATTGATTTGTCTCCTAGAATAAGGAGAATATTACACTTTTAATGCGTTATTGTTTACAGAGTGGGAAGGAGGAGATGAGTGGATACAGGCACAATTCAGAGCATACCTTCAGTCTCTTCTGGTGACCATGGAGAAAAATGGTGAGCTTCCGTATACTGTCCagttttagatttatttatgcccttttaaaaaattagaagTTCAAGAAAGCATGATGGTTGTTACCAAGGTAACAGAAATCCTTTTTAACctggttttccaaaggaaaaatccggttattaaaatggtgaaaatggtaGGCGGTTGCATGAGCAGGTAGACGGGCGGCTACCGAAAGGGTACCTTTGTTGTACGGATaattcctcctacagttttcaagacagggagttgttgttttgcagatcaattttaCATAAATCAGAAATGTGCaattacttggattttgatttttgaaaattgataaaaaaatttacctGGTAAAGCTTTTGAACTTATTATTTTTGGGCATAATATTGTAAATAGGGTACCTCTATTGTATGTTGAATAACTCcacctacagtttttaagataggatattgttttgcagatcaatagTACATATATTGGAGATGTtcatattacttggattttgacTTTTGATAATTGATGGAAAAAATGCCAGCTGTTGGAATTAgtaatttttagcaaaatattgcatatagagtataACCTATTTTTTGGggataggtagtgtttatcaattcagagttaacaaatggattatggatacagtccACACAAAAGAGAACCCAATTTGCTGCCTTCTAAACAGCATTTCTCTTATTATTCAATTTGAGTAATAATTTTCATAAtggtttcaaaattaaaagtctTAGAGCACATtatgaaaaagataaaaataccacAGCAAAACTTGAATAAAATGAACATTGATGTAGCAAATTTACAGCTATAAAACAAATTCTTATTTATGTccttgctaaattatgtctcccctttcaaaggggagacatattgtttttgtcgactttcttattcttcttattcttattcttcttcttcttattcttcttcatccatatttgtccaagccgtaacttaaataccctttgacattaagacttcaaacttggaacataggtagatggtattgagaaggagtgcatgccaccaaaagttttgaccttgacctattttgttcttcaaggtcaagcatttcataaaaaatattgtctggaccataacacaagactcctttaacatacagactttaaacttgtatcatagatagatggtatataacctagttgaacctcACCAACATTTTTtaccttgacctattttttttatttcaaggtcatattagaaaaaacttcattgttcaactcctgaatatactttgacagaaggacttcaaactttaaacaaagaacaataataatacacttaggtgtactattgaataatatttgaccttgaccttgttttactgaaggtcaaattaagaaaaaaaaaataaaaaattgtctgggtcataactttaataccctttgacatttagacttcaaacttagaacataggtagatggtattgagaaggattGCACACCACCataagttttgaccttgacctattttgttcttcaaggtcaagcttttcataaaaaatattgttcggaccataacacaagactcctttaacacacagactttaaacttgtatcatagatagatggtatataaactagttgaaccttaccaaaatttttgaccttgaccttaaaatttttatttcaaggtcaaattaggaaaaccttcattgttcaactcctgaatatactttgatagaaggacttcaaactttgaacaaagaacaataataatacacttaggagtactattgaataatatttgaccttgaccttgttttactcaaggtcaaattaagaaaaaagaaaaaaataataaaattttgtctgggtcattactttaataccctttgacattcagacttcaaacttggaacataggtagatagtattgagaaggagtgcatgCCACCAAAAgttgacctattttgttcttcaaggtcaagcttttcataaaaaatattgtctggaccataacacaagactcctttaacatacagacttttaatttgtatcatagatagatggtatataacctagttgaaccttaccaaaatttttgaccttgaccttaaaatttttatttcaaggtcaaattagaaaaaacttcattgttcaactcctgaatatactttgacagaaggacttcaaactttaaacaaagaacaataataatacacttaggtgttttattgatttatatatgaccttgaccatgttttactcaaggtcaaattaagaaaaggatgggtctgggtaacatatagctgacattattctttttcaattgttaaaattgccccatattacaatccttggggagaaggggagacatgtgtttttttgttaaaaaaacaatacccactagttctTACTTATGGCCTTCAAAAATGATTTCCTTAAGTTTCCATGGGCATCTGATTTTAACATTGCGCATTTCCcattatcatcatttaaattaatgaaataaaatcatcgCAATGATTTAGATTTAATTATAACATTTGCAAATGGCTGCAGAATCTAGTTAGGAGACGCTGTGTTCAAGTTACGATCAAGTCTGTCACAgcaatttttttagttttggtATGAAGAAGAATGTCTTTTAACTTCAAATGCATTTAGGGGAAGAGTTCCTTTAGCCTGACTGTACTAAACTAAATATCCCATTTTGTTTAAACACATTGCTTTCTCAAGCCTTGTAGTTGTGGTGTTTCTTGAAGAACATCATGACctgtttataattttcattaatttaagCTAATAAATCCAATAAGACAGATGCATTCATTGTAAGGTAACTATTTATttgctttaaaacatttctttttctggattaaaataagaattgcactttgttaaaaaaaaaatgaaaataagaaaactgcatctttttttaatgaaataaaaagaaaagagttATCAATTTCTGACCACatctgtttttgaaaatgttggccTGGGAACTAagagattaattttttataatataatagaAAGTGTCCATATATTATGAACACAGCTATAATGATTTTACAGCTATAACAAAGTAATTTTAAGACCTTCGCTGTCAAAATTTTAATGCTTTTTATCAttcatataacttttttttcttccattatAAATTTCAGTAAAGACAGATGAAATTTTAAGATACAAATCTTAAATATTCAAGTTTAAATATAATACTGTAAAAacagtaaatttaaaaaaagataaattaaaaggttatattaatttattttgtaaatgaggttaataataaattaaaaggttatattaatatattttgtaaatgacgTTAATATTGtctaatgattttataatgttcGAAAGCATTTTTAGTTTTAAGTTCTGTTAGCTGACTATTTAATAGCAAATTCGCTGcaagatttttaacaaaattgctAAAACAAAGGTATAATGAAttacttatttttaataatCCCTTGAAATTTGTGATGaacgagttttgctgtacaGGTATTGAGTTTAAAAATCAGTAATATAcagtaataaaattttaacacatttattaattttcaatacagactcaAAGCTACTAGAGGATTATGGGACAGCGTTTTGTCAGGCTTACCGCACTACACATAACTTCAAGCAGTGGTGGGGAACGGACCACTCAGGGCTGACCAATGTTCTGGTTGGGTAAGTCTTGGTCAGGTTGACCAGTTTCTTTGTCTAGCTCTGTGCTCTTCATCAACTCCTCTCTGAACTGAATTTTTCTGGGGTTGTTAAAGTGAGATGATGTAACTTTTAATATGTCTCATTGATGccatgcatatgttaatgtttATTCAATTGTGGACTCTCttaacttaaacaaaaaactgTGGTTGGAGGCAGAAAACCCTTAGAACTTTCAAGAATATAGTAAACATTCATTGAACTCATTCCATCATTATAATGATTGTTATGCCCCCCTTTGAAGAGGGGAGGGCATATttctttgctgctgtctgtcggtcggtctaCCAatagtttccattcattttcttctcaGAGGTTGTGcatattgaaatgatttttaatatacagatgtgtcataaaatatttaggTCAGGTTTGATTTTGGGTAAGATTGAGCAAtatttgacagagttatgcctcttGGATAGAAATATTCACATAGAAAAATTCCTATTTTttgcagtttctgttcattttctatCCAGAGGTTTCCATAAATGTTTctcaaacatctcttgttttacTGATGTTAATGTTCAAGGTTCAAATTTTTCCTAACTTAAAACAATTACCTCTTGACATGACAAGGTGATGTTTTTgtcaacattgaaaaaaaaaaatctagagaGAAATCAATGTAAAATCGCATTCAAATTGTGTTTTGCTATAGAGTTGAAAGAGATCTAttcatatcaattttcaaaagtttcagctaatatatttttgaaaataataaagtgcttaaggtggctctatacaccagtttttgatgacgcagtacgcaaaaaagtaaatctggaagcatgcaattccaGTCCTGGCtaatttaaactgaggcgaattgtatggggatccttcttttgaaaaaaaaatgttaaatgaataCCTggtagatttaatttgataattggaaaatttattatttaccgTACATGTAAGGTGGTATATGCCACCTTCATGTGGTGTCTTATTATTTATCccaataatcaataaaatcaagtatgattttataaatactttctTTCCCATCATTGTCATCTTACAGCGTAGCCCAGTTGGTTAGAGGGTTTCCTAGGGACGTACACGTCAAGTTCGAATCCTGCTggggatttaaaaattttaactatgccaaaattttcttaaacatactttttggtcaaatattgtgaaagaaaattctaaactggtgaaagtatttcaattttaatgtactttaattcacattaatatcAGCAAATGTTCCATTCCACCTTAAGGGGATGGGAGGGTGGCTTttaatttctctcaggttgggatacataaatcgtATAACTAAagttaattttcccctttatttatttggcttagttttgcattaaagcaaatatatttacctatatatatgcctaaaatgaaatatgtatttatcattccaacataatatttaggaaattgaaaagtccccaaggtgtttgggccctGGGACTTAATTAGGAACGATAACTTctacctgaggaactttcataccaaataaactttttaaaaaatgttggtgtttatttgcaattgttttcattcaattttttatgtcacatttattttaaaaaacacattttcttataacatcaaatAGATTTTTTAGATGATtggtcaacagagtaagaaaatatgaaaaattatgttttggggaaatacgaaaaaaaattccaataataaaatttttgattgttatgaagtgttttatttttttttttatgtgtctgAAAAAAATGTCCTTCATATGACAAcattttttatctcaatttgttaatagttaacttttaaaaattccttTACAGAAACACGAAaagtcattaaaaaattctttagaaatacctatagtatcacTATCatctttttgatattttataggtatatgttttgtggtcttctattgaaaattgtaataaactgtctgtgtatagagccaccttaatatgGTGTTAAATGTGTGCTATATAAAGGCAAAAGGTATCAAGCAATACATATTAACTGACCAATTTCATTAAGCTAATGTTTCAGTAGATCATACAGTAATTACAGCATAGCAACCCtcaaatttaatataatatatgacGCC
This genomic interval carries:
- the LOC128163124 gene encoding late secretory pathway protein AVL9 homolog, which translates into the protein MSMSDRCKESPVLHVVVVGFHHKKGCQVEYSYPPLVEGNDVNCSEVPKEWKHLASLAIPDGAHNYTKDTIYFHLPSRDGACKTVYGVACYRQIESSALMNKSSDVTRSTVQKSVCVLSRLPLYGLIQAKLELITHAYFDELDFSKVELLEDTYNNLSLSMTESLRDGTQVFLGMSVRDVVTQFRHKIVLLFKLILLERRVLFTGAPVQTLCNTILAVLSLFPGMIEFGLEESATVELNRQLSPTLRTTSSDGSEEFLEVCYHDEKVNYRSPKKDKQAEAQAAYNEPEQLEIPRDGMEPSSTVKSQIKPQPTTQIFDNTSDNQQTQGQEVTPRALRSLSDTGKENSGRESKSGRSLVKRTLSESFALDYENQTKSEGSSSPSDNKVPFSHDPLANMRDITQLTAIQSGTTLKQTDSVVNVEEFKDYLEKLETMSDEEKESSKFDLSLNLEDAREVLKRSEGIEELDSPESILKIDQEDCFSWEEDRLLLAIEHKDSISEAEASRQQNNQSDSTKESCDTQDSGKEVGSPNAGAQKIKTSDSIDNENTDSADNGIPTSDVRKSPGNKAAILKNRISSAISGLKTKRGSQEPSPTGENSPVEMGVVLRSSKLHQDDCGFPLAVFTKGCVCHPYLSLQYLDLMTDVNVRSFVIGATNFLFRQKRHLSDIVIEVSDSEEGKIEIHDRELQRLLHLTTADLRFADIIIKAVLGEDTDDPYLDGTEWEGGDEWIQAQFRAYLQSLLVTMEKNDSKLLEDYGTAFCQAYRTTHNFKQWWGTDHSGLTNVLVGHPCQGHLGMSDIKMRLAHNLQNTERGKKINAAMVQTGKYVEQAGKAVGGAIVNARSAVSSWFSGWRQSKGDNLQPQSQPQS